A part of Saccharomonospora amisosensis genomic DNA contains:
- a CDS encoding helix-hairpin-helix domain-containing protein — protein sequence MRRWLPGGLPGASGVNPRRVAILAALVGVVAVVAVTAVLVAGRPEPERPPPLPVANENPTSSAPRQASRAGAGDEQAGASSQPLVVSVVGKVANPGLVTLPPGSRVADAIHQAGGASQDADLLTVNLARRLTDGEQLYVGVPVPPGIPRQPAPSPEGDGQATSTKVDLNTADQRQLETLPGVGEVTAQRILDWRERNGPFTAVEQLREIDGIGEKRFADLREQVTVR from the coding sequence GTGCGGCGCTGGCTTCCAGGCGGACTTCCCGGTGCGTCAGGCGTCAATCCGCGCCGGGTAGCCATCTTGGCCGCACTCGTCGGTGTGGTCGCGGTCGTGGCGGTCACCGCCGTGCTCGTCGCGGGCCGGCCTGAGCCCGAACGACCGCCTCCGCTGCCGGTAGCCAACGAAAACCCGACCAGCAGCGCGCCGCGACAGGCATCGAGAGCCGGAGCGGGCGACGAGCAGGCGGGAGCTTCCTCGCAGCCTCTGGTGGTCAGCGTTGTCGGCAAGGTCGCCAACCCAGGTCTGGTCACACTCCCGCCCGGTTCGCGGGTCGCCGACGCCATTCACCAGGCCGGGGGTGCCAGCCAGGATGCCGACCTGCTCACGGTCAATCTGGCTCGACGCCTCACCGACGGTGAACAGCTGTATGTGGGTGTGCCCGTGCCGCCCGGGATACCAAGACAACCCGCGCCGAGTCCGGAAGGAGACGGGCAGGCGACCTCGACGAAGGTGGACCTCAATACCGCGGATCAGCGGCAACTCGAAACTCTGCCCGGCGTGGGCGAGGTGACGGCACAACGCATCCTCGACTGGCGGGAACGCAACGGTCCCTTCACAGCCGTGGAACAGCTTCGCGAGATCGATGGGATCGGGGAGAAGCGGTTCGCGGATCTTCGCGAGCAGGTGACGGTCCGATGA
- the octT gene encoding diglucosylglycerate octanoyltransferase produces MAVVPRRPRLLVFGDSLSFHGPDGGYAADEPRLWPNVAARALGGDADLVAGAGWTARDAWWSLTGDPRVWAELHTADAVVLAVGSMDTLPSPLPTYLRTGLRYLRPDRLRRAARKAYLAAQPVLSVATGGRPAALPTHLTVHYLRTAVGALRILRPSLPVVVWLPSVHRAPSYRYVHTVRPATEAAVAAWARTSGVPVLDVAAVVGPHVLAGRGNPDGMHWGWEGHAVVGTAMAELLRPLLDVAGEPSRAAEPSGT; encoded by the coding sequence ATGGCAGTTGTGCCGCGACGGCCCCGATTGCTGGTTTTCGGCGACTCGTTGAGCTTCCACGGCCCTGACGGTGGTTACGCCGCCGACGAGCCTCGACTGTGGCCCAACGTCGCCGCGCGGGCCCTTGGCGGCGACGCCGACCTCGTCGCGGGAGCAGGCTGGACCGCACGTGACGCGTGGTGGTCGCTGACGGGCGACCCGCGGGTGTGGGCGGAACTGCACACGGCCGATGCGGTGGTGCTCGCGGTGGGCAGCATGGACACTTTGCCTTCCCCGCTGCCAACCTACCTGCGCACCGGACTGCGCTACCTGCGCCCCGACCGGCTACGCCGGGCCGCTCGCAAGGCCTATCTGGCCGCGCAGCCGGTGCTCTCCGTTGCGACGGGTGGACGGCCCGCGGCGCTGCCTACCCATCTCACCGTGCACTACCTGCGAACGGCGGTGGGAGCGCTGCGCATCCTGCGGCCGTCGTTGCCGGTGGTGGTATGGCTGCCGTCGGTGCACCGCGCGCCGTCGTACCGATACGTGCACACCGTGCGCCCGGCGACCGAGGCGGCCGTGGCGGCATGGGCGCGCACGAGCGGGGTTCCCGTGCTCGACGTCGCGGCCGTGGTGGGGCCGCACGTGCTGGCCGGACGGGGTAACCCGGACGGGATGCACTGGGGCTGGGAAGGCCATGCGGTGGTCGGTACGGCGATGGCCGAGCTGCTGCGGCCACTGCTCGACGTGGCGGGCGAGCCGTCTCGCGCCGCCGAGCCGTCCGGGACGTAG
- a CDS encoding DegV family protein — MPVAVVTDSTSHLPEGFAERHGIRVVPLHVLIDGVSALDDVEVGPVALAEALGQRRIVTTSRPTPSEFASVFREALTEGADTVVSVHLSKKLSGTWEAAVLAAQEVGPDRVRVVDSRSTAMGLGFAVLHAATAAANGAEGQAVEAAAMSAANRSETLFVVETLEYLRRGGRIGHAAALLGTALAMKPVLRMQEGEIRPLEKVRTMNRATTRLVDLAVQAAGEETVELAVHHLASPERAAELATRLEERLPRSRGCVVSELGAVVGAHTGPGVLGVVVQRPPGDVAPTDEQKPLRAAGQ, encoded by the coding sequence GTGCCGGTCGCCGTTGTCACGGATTCCACGTCCCACCTGCCGGAAGGATTCGCCGAGAGGCACGGTATCCGCGTCGTCCCGCTGCATGTCCTCATCGACGGGGTATCAGCTCTGGACGATGTCGAGGTTGGCCCGGTCGCTCTGGCGGAGGCACTCGGGCAACGCAGGATCGTCACGACCTCCCGGCCGACACCCTCGGAGTTCGCCTCGGTGTTTCGCGAGGCGTTGACCGAAGGCGCTGACACCGTGGTGTCTGTGCACTTGTCGAAGAAGCTGTCCGGCACCTGGGAGGCGGCGGTGCTCGCCGCTCAGGAGGTCGGGCCTGACCGGGTACGAGTAGTCGATTCCCGTAGTACCGCGATGGGTCTGGGCTTCGCGGTCCTGCACGCCGCCACGGCCGCCGCGAACGGTGCGGAGGGGCAGGCCGTCGAGGCCGCCGCGATGTCGGCTGCGAACCGGTCGGAGACGCTGTTCGTGGTGGAGACCTTGGAGTACCTGCGGCGCGGTGGGCGGATCGGTCATGCAGCCGCGCTGCTTGGCACCGCGTTGGCGATGAAGCCCGTGCTGCGGATGCAGGAGGGTGAGATCAGGCCGCTGGAAAAGGTCCGCACCATGAACCGAGCGACGACTCGACTGGTCGACCTCGCCGTGCAGGCGGCGGGCGAGGAGACAGTCGAACTGGCCGTACACCACCTTGCCTCCCCCGAGCGCGCCGCGGAGTTGGCGACGCGGCTCGAGGAGCGGCTGCCCCGGTCCAGGGGTTGCGTGGTGTCCGAACTGGGAGCTGTTGTCGGCGCGCACACCGGTCCAGGTGTGCTCGGAGTGGTGGTGCAGCGCCCGCCGGGCGATGTCGCGCCGACCGATGAGCAGAAGCCCCTCAGAGCGGCCGGTCAGTAG
- a CDS encoding ComEC/Rec2 family competence protein, with amino-acid sequence MSQLPPVGASMAPPLHDPRLVPAAVTVWVSTLVGLLWTWWAAAACGVLAAVGAGVLAWRLTRQGTGSHHWLGAVGALFVCGLLTAGPTSVRLHISEHDPLREAARRGPSAQLHVTLTERPRPLRSPGYANRRAGARSVLIPADVERAAVAGSPVASTGRVLLIAPATGWSSALPGQRGTLRGTLAPARHGELTAAVVHVRGPPRHLTAAAWWQRGAESVRSSLRSASQVLPTEPAGLLPGLVVGDTSGLPGIVEEEFLSAGLSHLTAVSGTNVAIVCGAVLLLARWCRLGPFTSAGGAAVALVGYVVLVGYEPSVLRAGFMGAVGLLALVLGRQGSALPALGAAVCVLVLYDPALATSMGFALSVVATAGLVLVAPRWASGLCRRGVPVGLAQGIAVPVAAFLVTAPVIAGMAGEVSVVSVAANVVATPVVAPITVLGVLAAALAPMWSSGAESLVYLAGPGVSWLVSVARRAAAIPGAVLPWPPGWWGGVLALGVVVLLVVALRHRGVRAALVVAFVALLLLIPARLVASPWPPRDWVLVACDVGQGDGIVLATGEQDRAVVVDTGPEPGPMNRCLDRLGVERIPLVVLSHLHADHVGGLAAVFDGRAVGAIAVGPGRTPDWVWRDVVDRASAHGTRVVRVGIGDRLSWPGLRLDVLGPRYVPSEQGDDGTEVNNSSVVLRATTAAGRVLLTGDVELAAQADLLASGADLRAEVLKIPHHGSRYSLPPFLSAVAPGIALVSVGADNTYGHPNPGTLRDAASRGALIARTDTGGDTAIVGIDGQPAVVRRGQSR; translated from the coding sequence ATGAGCCAGCTTCCACCCGTAGGCGCGTCCATGGCGCCCCCGCTGCACGACCCGAGGCTGGTGCCCGCCGCTGTCACCGTGTGGGTCTCGACGCTGGTCGGTCTGTTGTGGACGTGGTGGGCGGCAGCGGCCTGCGGAGTACTCGCTGCCGTGGGCGCGGGCGTGCTGGCCTGGCGGCTCACCCGGCAAGGGACCGGGTCCCACCACTGGCTTGGTGCGGTGGGTGCGTTGTTCGTGTGCGGCTTGCTCACCGCGGGGCCGACCAGCGTGCGGCTTCACATCAGCGAGCACGACCCGTTACGTGAGGCGGCGCGGCGGGGCCCGTCCGCGCAACTGCACGTCACGCTGACCGAACGTCCCCGCCCGTTGCGTTCGCCCGGTTACGCCAACAGGCGTGCCGGTGCGCGCTCGGTGCTCATACCCGCCGATGTGGAACGAGCCGCTGTCGCGGGAAGCCCGGTCGCGTCGACAGGCAGGGTGCTACTGATAGCGCCCGCGACTGGCTGGTCGAGTGCACTCCCCGGCCAGCGCGGCACGCTGCGCGGCACCCTTGCACCCGCCAGGCACGGCGAACTGACGGCCGCCGTCGTCCACGTTCGGGGACCACCGCGGCACCTCACGGCGGCGGCTTGGTGGCAGCGTGGTGCCGAGTCGGTCAGGTCGTCGCTTCGATCGGCGAGCCAGGTCCTCCCGACGGAGCCAGCCGGGTTGTTGCCGGGGCTGGTTGTCGGTGATACCAGCGGGCTTCCCGGCATCGTGGAGGAGGAGTTCCTGTCCGCCGGGCTGTCGCATCTTACGGCGGTTTCCGGCACCAACGTCGCCATCGTCTGCGGAGCCGTGTTGCTGTTGGCGAGGTGGTGTCGGCTGGGACCGTTCACGTCGGCCGGAGGGGCGGCGGTCGCACTGGTCGGTTATGTGGTCCTGGTCGGTTACGAGCCCAGTGTGCTCAGGGCCGGATTCATGGGCGCGGTTGGACTGTTGGCGCTGGTGCTGGGCAGGCAGGGCTCAGCCCTGCCTGCGTTGGGTGCGGCGGTGTGCGTTCTCGTGCTCTACGACCCGGCATTGGCGACGAGCATGGGGTTCGCGCTGTCGGTCGTCGCGACGGCGGGTCTCGTCCTGGTGGCGCCACGCTGGGCATCGGGGTTGTGCCGTAGGGGCGTGCCGGTCGGTCTGGCGCAGGGGATCGCTGTGCCGGTCGCGGCGTTCCTCGTCACCGCTCCGGTGATCGCCGGAATGGCGGGCGAGGTGAGTGTGGTCTCGGTGGCGGCGAACGTCGTGGCGACCCCGGTGGTCGCGCCCATCACGGTGCTGGGTGTCCTGGCGGCGGCCCTGGCGCCGATGTGGAGTTCCGGTGCTGAGTCATTGGTGTACCTGGCGGGTCCGGGAGTGAGTTGGTTGGTCAGCGTCGCCAGGCGTGCGGCGGCGATCCCGGGTGCGGTGTTGCCGTGGCCGCCCGGCTGGTGGGGTGGAGTGCTGGCACTCGGTGTGGTGGTGCTGCTTGTAGTCGCGCTGAGACACCGGGGTGTGCGCGCCGCGCTCGTGGTGGCTTTTGTCGCGTTGCTGCTGCTAATCCCGGCGCGGCTGGTGGCGTCGCCGTGGCCGCCGCGTGACTGGGTACTGGTGGCGTGCGATGTTGGCCAGGGCGACGGCATCGTGCTCGCGACAGGGGAACAGGACCGGGCCGTGGTGGTGGACACCGGACCGGAGCCAGGGCCGATGAACCGGTGTCTGGACCGCCTCGGTGTCGAACGGATACCGCTGGTGGTGCTGAGTCACCTGCACGCCGACCATGTCGGTGGGTTGGCGGCGGTGTTCGACGGCCGGGCGGTTGGGGCGATCGCCGTCGGGCCCGGCCGGACCCCGGACTGGGTATGGCGCGATGTCGTGGACCGAGCTTCGGCACATGGCACCCGAGTGGTGCGAGTCGGCATCGGCGATCGGCTCAGCTGGCCGGGACTGCGGCTGGACGTCCTAGGGCCGCGTTATGTCCCCTCCGAGCAAGGCGACGACGGAACGGAGGTCAACAACAGTTCGGTGGTTCTACGCGCCACAACGGCGGCGGGTCGGGTGCTACTGACCGGGGATGTGGAGTTGGCCGCGCAGGCGGACCTACTCGCTTCCGGAGCGGATCTGCGTGCGGAGGTGTTGAAGATCCCTCACCATGGCAGCCGGTACAGCCTTCCGCCGTTTCTCTCGGCGGTGGCACCCGGAATCGCGCTGGTGAGTGTGGGGGCGGACAACACCTACGGTCACCCGAACCCGGGCACGCTGCGCGATGCCGCGAGTCGCGGTGCACTCATCGCCCGTACGGACACCGGAGGTGACACGGCGATTGTCGGTATCGACGGGCAACCGGCTGTGGTGCGGCGTGGTCAATCCCGGTGA